A genomic segment from Oncorhynchus keta strain PuntledgeMale-10-30-2019 chromosome 7, Oket_V2, whole genome shotgun sequence encodes:
- the LOC118386092 gene encoding FERM and PDZ domain-containing protein 4-like isoform X2, giving the protein MDVFSFVKMAKLSGHRTKSSGWPPPSGTWSAAHGPPNGWDMATNRDGRDCYINHVSQSSSLEEVRLDGDKFVPPAPRKVEMRRDPVLGFGFVAGSEKPVVVRSVTPGGPSEGRLTPGDEIIMINDEPVSSAPRERVIDLVRSCKESIVLTVVQPYPSPKSAFISAAKKAKLKSNPVKVRFAEEVIINGQVPESVKDNSLLFMPNVLKVYLENGQTKSFKFDSNTSIKDVILTLQEKLSVKSIEHFSLMLEHRNEGSASKLMILHEQEMLTQVTQRPGAHKMKCFFRISFVPKDPVDLLRRDAVAFEYLYVQSCNDVVLERFGSELKYDTALRLAALQMYILTINTKQSQKVSLKYIEKEWGLALFLPPAVLSSMKEKNIKKALTHILKTNQNLVPPGKKLSALQAKVHYLKYLSDLRLYGGRVFKSILLQGEKHTEVTLLVGPRYGISHVINTKTSLVALLADFSHVNRIEMYTEDEKNVRVELHVLDVKPITLLMESTDAMNLACLTAGYYRLLVDSRRSIFNMAKTGNADTGHDCRVKQNYQAIEWAYSTSFRGCDEHQHHNNQRCTSREPSSNRDSDCVDHGRSESDMSPVYITEIQQPPQNNMAERVDTRGGTRGPTHPQPYLCASRPKAQDSPRSAKVSFIFGDPPLDSVNPQNLGYQRLMDDVPEVLHDHSPMYTRLEEDYKSKDPMDGEGYPYSAKIFGNTECIEEPLLHDICYADTTDADEDEDDISCEEDMGLMGDLDKATFLSLSGSSDDIIDLTSLPPPPEGKDEEDNEDVLLHSLNLAIAAPPPGFRDSSDEDEQHGGAQGHVRKGQGTRDDIPVSLIDSVPTQGEEGPEVEGALDDAVVSTLQALEALAASEEQSPHPQSENSTGVEISRAFSPESSSDSGNETNSSEMTESSELVAAQKLSETHLRLYVATAEGYHTLTEEKTKFPITPCEGKIALAIQQNPQETWEGGEEEEGAKSSAVSSTQILHSDGGEMEPETMETKSLTDYFNKLHRGSVMRKQPGKLSDTEGRIQGDNDDSTEKRHSNIQNSNRGDPPKYNSDPPKYNAILREPPYMNQFELGRTPYPYREKPPRYHRPPENKMADNLFPDCVIDSQASHSDRGTIKGDKQDSNERSLQLDSHSRSPAKVPHSTEEANLPSSDPQQQQTRVPSAEQDVTRLHEYHLSKRMSLLQGSEGVHSLQSSQCSSIDAGCSSGSSSCVTPMDSPLCTGENMHLLSESSLKGLGYISGEEKAYGTQGQGTQQGKARHQTIDPTLLRKIHAATSAEPGFGTKRGDGCHRVPKIKETTACTQLKTAAGEDSSSALSNEVNAAATTTSPPSLTSSSSTESSVPSATKQQGCPCTEPIPCRAQAFPSSLHPCDPITGSLRKPPQQRGRMLRRSWSSITPGSRSLEELLEKTKATLSGKSAQRVQSPDDPSKPQRRFAFSKTLSKSLSLSQGSVWSVRSVSSQSSGRKLFRGASIMLPASLDAKQLQAVPLPRLDSSTWMRCHGPFTHCFPKRKTNTDDDDDDEVGGGAGESPTSQPFSGGQKAQSLPTSPRVDAKNTVSLYASGSEPPLWLNSSTWPVV; this is encoded by the exons GAGGTCCCTCTGAGGGCAGACTGACCCCAGGAGACGAGATCATCATGATTAACGATGAGCCGGTTAGCTCCGCCCCCAGGGAGAGGGTCATCGACCTCGTCAG GAGCTGCAAGGAATCCATTGTTTTGACAGTGGTTCAACCGTACCCA TCTCCCAAATCTGCATTCATCAGTGCAGCCAAGAAGGCCAAGTTAAAGTCTAATCCAGTGAAAGTCCGCTTTGCAGAAGAGGTCATCATTAATGGACAGGTCCCA GAATCTGTGAAGGACAACTCTCTACTCTTCATGCCAAATGTTCTGAAGGTGTACCTGGAGAATGGACAGACCAAATCGTTCAAGTTTGACAGTAACACATCCATTAAG GATGTCATCTTGACCCTGCAAGAGAAGCTCTCCGTTAAGAGTATTGAACACTTCTCGCTGATGCTGGAGCACAGGAACGAGGGCTCGGCCAGCAAACTCATGATCCTCCACGAGCAGGAGATGTTAACTCAG GTGACACAGAGACCAGGGGCACACAAGATGAAATGCTTCTTCCGCATCAGCTTTGTCCCAAAGGACCCCGTTGACCTGCTCAGGAGAGATGCAGTAGCGTTTGAATACCTCTATGTTCAG AGCTGCAATGACGTGGTGCTGGAGCGATTTGGGTCAGAGCTGAAATACGACACGGCCCTGCGTCTGGCTGCCCTGCAGATGTACATCCTCACCATCAACACCAAGCAGTCACAGAAAGTCTCGCTCAAATACATTGA GAAGGAGTGGGGTTTGGCACTGTTTCTCCCTCCTGCAGTACTGTCCAGCATGAAAGAGAAGAACATCAAGAAAGCTCTAACACACATTCTCAAAACCAACCAGAATCTGGTACCTCCTGGAAAAAAG CTGTCAGCATTACAGGCCAAGGTCCACTATCTGAAGTATCTCAGTGACCTGCGACTGTACGGAGGACGGGTTTTTAAATCTATACTGCTG CAAGGAGAGAAGCACACAGAGGTAACCCTACTAGTGGGTCCCAGGTATGGCATCAGTCATGTGATCAACACCAAGACTAGCCTGGTGGCGCTGCTGGCCGACTTCAGCCACGTCAACCGCATCGAGATGTACACAGAGGACGAGAAGAACGTCAGGGTCGAGCTACATGTTCTGGATGTGAAG CCCATCACTCTGCTAATGGAGTCCACTGACGCAATGAATCTGGCCTGTTTGACTGCTGGATACTACAGACTACTAGTGGACTCTCGCCGTTCCATCTTCAACATGGCAAAAACAGGGAATGCAGACACCG GCCATGACTGCAGAGTAAAGCAGAACTATCAGGCTATAGAGTGGGCGTACAGCACCTCCTTTAGAGGGTGTGATGAGCACCAGCACCACAACAACCAGCGCTGTACATCCAGGGAGCCCTCCTCTAACAGAGACTCAGACTGCGTGGACCACGGGAGGAGTGAGAGTGACATGTCCCCCGTCTATATCACTGAGATCCAGCAGCCACCCCAGAACAACATGGCAGAGAGGGTAGATACCAGAGGGGGGACCAGAGGCCCAACACACCCCCAGCCCTACCTCTGTGCCTCCAGACCCAAAGCCCAGGACTCCCCTCGCAGTGCCAAGGTCTCCTTCATCTTCGGGGATCCACCATTAGACAGTGTGAACCCCCAGAACCTTGGCTACCAGAGGCTGATGGACGACGTCCCAGAGGTACTACACGACCACAGCCCCATGTATACGCGACTAGAGGAGGACTACAAGAGCAAGGATCCCATGGACGGGGAGGGCTATCCGTACAGCGCCAAAATCTTCGGCAACACCGAGTGCATTGAGGAGCCGCTGCTGCACGACATCTGCTACGCCGACACCACGGACGCCGACGAGGACGAGGATGACATCAGCTGCGAGGAGGACATGGGGCTGATGGGGGATCTGGACAAGGCCACATTCCTCTCACTCTCGGGGTCCAGCGATGACATCATCGACCTGACCTCGCTGCCCCCGCCGCCAGAGGGTAAAGACGAGGAGGATAACGAGGATGTATTGCTTCACTCCCTCAACCTGGCCATCGCAGCCCCGCCCCCAGGCTTTAGGGACAGCTCTGATGAGGATGAGCAGCACGGTGGGGCCCAGGGGCATGTCAGAAAGGGCCAGGGGACTCGTGACGATATCCCTGTATCCCTCATAGACTCAGTCCCCACACAGGGGGAGGAGGGCCCAGAGGTGGAGGGGGCTCTGGACGATGCTGTGGTGTCCACCTTACAGGCACTGGAGGCCCTTGCGGCTTCTGAGGAGCAGAGCCCACACCCACAGTCAGAAAATAGCACAG GTGTAGAAATATCAAGGGCCTTTAGCCCCGAGTCCTCATCGGACTCTGGCAACGAGACTAACTCCTCAGAGATGACGGAGAGTTCAGAGCTGGTCGCTGCCCAGAAACTCTCTGAAACCCATTTGAGACTGTATGTTGCCACTGCGGAGGGCTACCACACTCTGACTGAGGAGAAAACAAAGTTTCCCATAACACCTTGTGAAGGAAAGATAGCCCTGGCCATACAGCAGAACCCTCAGGAGACCTGggaagggggggaggaggaggagggggccaAGTCCTCAGCTGTGTCCTCCACCCAGATCCTCCActcagatgggggagagatggagccagAGACCATGGAGACCAAGTCCCTCACCGACTATTTCAACAAACTGCACAGGGGCTCTGTGATGAGAAAGCAGCCAGGGAAGCTGAGTGACACGGAAGGCAGGATTCAGGGAGATAACGATGACTCAACAGAAAAACGACACAGCAACATCCAGAATTCAAATAGAGGGGACCCACCCAAATATAATTCAGACCCACCCAAATATAATGCTATTCTAAGGGAACCTCCATACATGAACCAATTCGAATTGGGGCGAACACCCTATCCGTATCGAGAGAAGCCCCCAAGATATCACCGGCCTCCTGAAAACAAAATGGCGGACAATCTTTTCCCAGATTGTGTGATTGATTCACAAGCCTCGCACTCGGATAGGGGAACAATTAAGGGAGACAAGCAGGACTCAAATGAGAGAAGCCTGCAGTTAGACTCTCATTCCCGCTCCCCCGCCAAAGTCCCCCACAGTACTGAGGAAGCCAATTTACCCAGCAGCGACCCACAGCAGCAGCAGACGAGGGTTCCCTCGGCCGAGCAGGATGTCACACGGTTACACGAGTATCACCTGAGTAAGCGCATGTCATTGTTACAGGGCAGCGAGGGCGTCCACTCACTCCAGAGCTCCCAGTGCTCCTCCATAGATGCTGGCTGCAGTTCAGGAAGCAGTAGCTGTGTCACTCCCATGGACTCTCCCCTCTGCACTGGGGAAAACATGCATCTGCTCTCAGAGTCTTCCCTCAAGGGGCTGGGCTATATTAGTGGGGAGGAGAAGGCCTATGGCACCCAAGGCCAGGGGACACAGCAGGGCAAGGCTAGACATCAGACCATAGATCCCACCCTGCTGAGGAAGATCCACGCAGCCACCAGTGCCGAGCCTGGATTCGGTACCAAACGAGGAGATGGCTGCCACCGGGTGCCTAAGATAAAAGAAACCACAG CTTGCACCCAGCTCAAGACGGCTGCAGGAGAagactcctcctctgctctctccaacgAGGTCAACGCCGCcgccaccaccacctcaccaccatcattaaccagTAGCAGCAGCACAGAGTCCAGTGTGCCCAGTGCCACAAAGCAGCAGGGGTGCCCCTGCACTGAGCCCATCCCATGCCGTGCCCAGGCTTTCCCTTCAAGCTTACACCCATGTGACCCTATCACAGGCAGCCTCAGGAAGCCACCGCAGCAAAGGGGTCGGATGCtgagaaggagctggagcagcaTCACGCCGGGCTCCAGGAGCCTCGAAGAACTGTTGGAGAAAACCAAAGCTACGCTGAGTGGGAAGAGTGCCCAGAGAGTCCAGTCACCCGACGACCCCTCAAAGCCACAGAGGAGATTTGCTTTTTCCAAGACACTTTCCAAGAGCTTGTCCTTGTCCCAGGGATCAGTATGGTCTGTTAGATCAGTTAGCTCTCAGTCCTCTGGCAGGAAGCTCTTCAGAGGCGCCTCTATCATGCTGCCAGCGTCATTGGATGCCAAGCAGCTCCAAGCTGTGCCACTACCCAGACTGGACAGCAGCACCTGGATGAGGTGCCATGGGCCCTTCACACACTGCTTCCCCAAGAGGAAGACCAACactgatgatgacgatgatgatgaagTCGGAGGTGGAGCAGGAGAAAGCCCCACCTCCCAGCCATTCTCTGGGGGTCAGAAGGCACAGTCACTCCCTACCAGCCCCAGAGTTGACGCAAAGAACACAGTCTCTTTATACGCCTCTGGATCTGAACCCCCGCTGTGGCTGAACAGCTCAACATGGCCAGTGGTGTGA
- the LOC118386092 gene encoding FERM and PDZ domain-containing protein 4-like isoform X3, whose amino-acid sequence MATNRDGRDCYINHVSQSSSLEEVRLDGDKFVPPAPRKVEMRRDPVLGFGFVAGSEKPVVVRSVTPGGPSEGRLTPGDEIIMINDEPVSSAPRERVIDLVRSCKESIVLTVVQPYPSPKSAFISAAKKAKLKSNPVKVRFAEEVIINGQVPESVKDNSLLFMPNVLKVYLENGQTKSFKFDSNTSIKDVILTLQEKLSVKSIEHFSLMLEHRNEGSASKLMILHEQEMLTQVTQRPGAHKMKCFFRISFVPKDPVDLLRRDAVAFEYLYVQSCNDVVLERFGSELKYDTALRLAALQMYILTINTKQSQKVSLKYIEKEWGLALFLPPAVLSSMKEKNIKKALTHILKTNQNLVPPGKKLSALQAKVHYLKYLSDLRLYGGRVFKSILLQGEKHTEVTLLVGPRYGISHVINTKTSLVALLADFSHVNRIEMYTEDEKNVRVELHVLDVKPITLLMESTDAMNLACLTAGYYRLLVDSRRSIFNMAKTGNADTGHDCRVKQNYQAIEWAYSTSFRGCDEHQHHNNQRCTSREPSSNRDSDCVDHGRSESDMSPVYITEIQQPPQNNMAERVDTRGGTRGPTHPQPYLCASRPKAQDSPRSAKVSFIFGDPPLDSVNPQNLGYQRLMDDVPEVLHDHSPMYTRLEEDYKSKDPMDGEGYPYSAKIFGNTECIEEPLLHDICYADTTDADEDEDDISCEEDMGLMGDLDKATFLSLSGSSDDIIDLTSLPPPPEGKDEEDNEDVLLHSLNLAIAAPPPGFRDSSDEDEQHGGAQGHVRKGQGTRDDIPVSLIDSVPTQGEEGPEVEGALDDAVVSTLQALEALAASEEQSPHPQSENSTGVEISRAFSPESSSDSGNETNSSEMTESSELVAAQKLSETHLRLYVATAEGYHTLTEEKTKFPITPCEGKIALAIQQNPQETWEGGEEEEGAKSSAVSSTQILHSDGGEMEPETMETKSLTDYFNKLHRGSVMRKQPGKLSDTEGRIQGDNDDSTEKRHSNIQNSNRGDPPKYNSDPPKYNAILREPPYMNQFELGRTPYPYREKPPRYHRPPENKMADNLFPDCVIDSQASHSDRGTIKGDKQDSNERSLQLDSHSRSPAKVPHSTEEANLPSSDPQQQQTRVPSAEQDVTRLHEYHLSKRMSLLQGSEGVHSLQSSQCSSIDAGCSSGSSSCVTPMDSPLCTGENMHLLSESSLKGLGYISGEEKAYGTQGQGTQQGKARHQTIDPTLLRKIHAATSAEPGFGTKRGDGCHRVPKIKETTACTQLKTAAGEDSSSALSNEVNAAATTTSPPSLTSSSSTESSVPSATKQQGCPCTEPIPCRAQAFPSSLHPCDPITGSLRKPPQQRGRMLRRSWSSITPGSRSLEELLEKTKATLSGKSAQRVQSPDDPSKPQRRFAFSKTLSKSLSLSQGSVWSVRSVSSQSSGRKLFRGASIMLPASLDAKQLQAVPLPRLDSSTWMRCHGPFTHCFPKRKTNTDDDDDDEVGGGAGESPTSQPFSGGQKAQSLPTSPRVDAKNTVSLYASGSEPPLWLNSSTWPVV is encoded by the exons GAGGTCCCTCTGAGGGCAGACTGACCCCAGGAGACGAGATCATCATGATTAACGATGAGCCGGTTAGCTCCGCCCCCAGGGAGAGGGTCATCGACCTCGTCAG GAGCTGCAAGGAATCCATTGTTTTGACAGTGGTTCAACCGTACCCA TCTCCCAAATCTGCATTCATCAGTGCAGCCAAGAAGGCCAAGTTAAAGTCTAATCCAGTGAAAGTCCGCTTTGCAGAAGAGGTCATCATTAATGGACAGGTCCCA GAATCTGTGAAGGACAACTCTCTACTCTTCATGCCAAATGTTCTGAAGGTGTACCTGGAGAATGGACAGACCAAATCGTTCAAGTTTGACAGTAACACATCCATTAAG GATGTCATCTTGACCCTGCAAGAGAAGCTCTCCGTTAAGAGTATTGAACACTTCTCGCTGATGCTGGAGCACAGGAACGAGGGCTCGGCCAGCAAACTCATGATCCTCCACGAGCAGGAGATGTTAACTCAG GTGACACAGAGACCAGGGGCACACAAGATGAAATGCTTCTTCCGCATCAGCTTTGTCCCAAAGGACCCCGTTGACCTGCTCAGGAGAGATGCAGTAGCGTTTGAATACCTCTATGTTCAG AGCTGCAATGACGTGGTGCTGGAGCGATTTGGGTCAGAGCTGAAATACGACACGGCCCTGCGTCTGGCTGCCCTGCAGATGTACATCCTCACCATCAACACCAAGCAGTCACAGAAAGTCTCGCTCAAATACATTGA GAAGGAGTGGGGTTTGGCACTGTTTCTCCCTCCTGCAGTACTGTCCAGCATGAAAGAGAAGAACATCAAGAAAGCTCTAACACACATTCTCAAAACCAACCAGAATCTGGTACCTCCTGGAAAAAAG CTGTCAGCATTACAGGCCAAGGTCCACTATCTGAAGTATCTCAGTGACCTGCGACTGTACGGAGGACGGGTTTTTAAATCTATACTGCTG CAAGGAGAGAAGCACACAGAGGTAACCCTACTAGTGGGTCCCAGGTATGGCATCAGTCATGTGATCAACACCAAGACTAGCCTGGTGGCGCTGCTGGCCGACTTCAGCCACGTCAACCGCATCGAGATGTACACAGAGGACGAGAAGAACGTCAGGGTCGAGCTACATGTTCTGGATGTGAAG CCCATCACTCTGCTAATGGAGTCCACTGACGCAATGAATCTGGCCTGTTTGACTGCTGGATACTACAGACTACTAGTGGACTCTCGCCGTTCCATCTTCAACATGGCAAAAACAGGGAATGCAGACACCG GCCATGACTGCAGAGTAAAGCAGAACTATCAGGCTATAGAGTGGGCGTACAGCACCTCCTTTAGAGGGTGTGATGAGCACCAGCACCACAACAACCAGCGCTGTACATCCAGGGAGCCCTCCTCTAACAGAGACTCAGACTGCGTGGACCACGGGAGGAGTGAGAGTGACATGTCCCCCGTCTATATCACTGAGATCCAGCAGCCACCCCAGAACAACATGGCAGAGAGGGTAGATACCAGAGGGGGGACCAGAGGCCCAACACACCCCCAGCCCTACCTCTGTGCCTCCAGACCCAAAGCCCAGGACTCCCCTCGCAGTGCCAAGGTCTCCTTCATCTTCGGGGATCCACCATTAGACAGTGTGAACCCCCAGAACCTTGGCTACCAGAGGCTGATGGACGACGTCCCAGAGGTACTACACGACCACAGCCCCATGTATACGCGACTAGAGGAGGACTACAAGAGCAAGGATCCCATGGACGGGGAGGGCTATCCGTACAGCGCCAAAATCTTCGGCAACACCGAGTGCATTGAGGAGCCGCTGCTGCACGACATCTGCTACGCCGACACCACGGACGCCGACGAGGACGAGGATGACATCAGCTGCGAGGAGGACATGGGGCTGATGGGGGATCTGGACAAGGCCACATTCCTCTCACTCTCGGGGTCCAGCGATGACATCATCGACCTGACCTCGCTGCCCCCGCCGCCAGAGGGTAAAGACGAGGAGGATAACGAGGATGTATTGCTTCACTCCCTCAACCTGGCCATCGCAGCCCCGCCCCCAGGCTTTAGGGACAGCTCTGATGAGGATGAGCAGCACGGTGGGGCCCAGGGGCATGTCAGAAAGGGCCAGGGGACTCGTGACGATATCCCTGTATCCCTCATAGACTCAGTCCCCACACAGGGGGAGGAGGGCCCAGAGGTGGAGGGGGCTCTGGACGATGCTGTGGTGTCCACCTTACAGGCACTGGAGGCCCTTGCGGCTTCTGAGGAGCAGAGCCCACACCCACAGTCAGAAAATAGCACAG GTGTAGAAATATCAAGGGCCTTTAGCCCCGAGTCCTCATCGGACTCTGGCAACGAGACTAACTCCTCAGAGATGACGGAGAGTTCAGAGCTGGTCGCTGCCCAGAAACTCTCTGAAACCCATTTGAGACTGTATGTTGCCACTGCGGAGGGCTACCACACTCTGACTGAGGAGAAAACAAAGTTTCCCATAACACCTTGTGAAGGAAAGATAGCCCTGGCCATACAGCAGAACCCTCAGGAGACCTGggaagggggggaggaggaggagggggccaAGTCCTCAGCTGTGTCCTCCACCCAGATCCTCCActcagatgggggagagatggagccagAGACCATGGAGACCAAGTCCCTCACCGACTATTTCAACAAACTGCACAGGGGCTCTGTGATGAGAAAGCAGCCAGGGAAGCTGAGTGACACGGAAGGCAGGATTCAGGGAGATAACGATGACTCAACAGAAAAACGACACAGCAACATCCAGAATTCAAATAGAGGGGACCCACCCAAATATAATTCAGACCCACCCAAATATAATGCTATTCTAAGGGAACCTCCATACATGAACCAATTCGAATTGGGGCGAACACCCTATCCGTATCGAGAGAAGCCCCCAAGATATCACCGGCCTCCTGAAAACAAAATGGCGGACAATCTTTTCCCAGATTGTGTGATTGATTCACAAGCCTCGCACTCGGATAGGGGAACAATTAAGGGAGACAAGCAGGACTCAAATGAGAGAAGCCTGCAGTTAGACTCTCATTCCCGCTCCCCCGCCAAAGTCCCCCACAGTACTGAGGAAGCCAATTTACCCAGCAGCGACCCACAGCAGCAGCAGACGAGGGTTCCCTCGGCCGAGCAGGATGTCACACGGTTACACGAGTATCACCTGAGTAAGCGCATGTCATTGTTACAGGGCAGCGAGGGCGTCCACTCACTCCAGAGCTCCCAGTGCTCCTCCATAGATGCTGGCTGCAGTTCAGGAAGCAGTAGCTGTGTCACTCCCATGGACTCTCCCCTCTGCACTGGGGAAAACATGCATCTGCTCTCAGAGTCTTCCCTCAAGGGGCTGGGCTATATTAGTGGGGAGGAGAAGGCCTATGGCACCCAAGGCCAGGGGACACAGCAGGGCAAGGCTAGACATCAGACCATAGATCCCACCCTGCTGAGGAAGATCCACGCAGCCACCAGTGCCGAGCCTGGATTCGGTACCAAACGAGGAGATGGCTGCCACCGGGTGCCTAAGATAAAAGAAACCACAG CTTGCACCCAGCTCAAGACGGCTGCAGGAGAagactcctcctctgctctctccaacgAGGTCAACGCCGCcgccaccaccacctcaccaccatcattaaccagTAGCAGCAGCACAGAGTCCAGTGTGCCCAGTGCCACAAAGCAGCAGGGGTGCCCCTGCACTGAGCCCATCCCATGCCGTGCCCAGGCTTTCCCTTCAAGCTTACACCCATGTGACCCTATCACAGGCAGCCTCAGGAAGCCACCGCAGCAAAGGGGTCGGATGCtgagaaggagctggagcagcaTCACGCCGGGCTCCAGGAGCCTCGAAGAACTGTTGGAGAAAACCAAAGCTACGCTGAGTGGGAAGAGTGCCCAGAGAGTCCAGTCACCCGACGACCCCTCAAAGCCACAGAGGAGATTTGCTTTTTCCAAGACACTTTCCAAGAGCTTGTCCTTGTCCCAGGGATCAGTATGGTCTGTTAGATCAGTTAGCTCTCAGTCCTCTGGCAGGAAGCTCTTCAGAGGCGCCTCTATCATGCTGCCAGCGTCATTGGATGCCAAGCAGCTCCAAGCTGTGCCACTACCCAGACTGGACAGCAGCACCTGGATGAGGTGCCATGGGCCCTTCACACACTGCTTCCCCAAGAGGAAGACCAACactgatgatgacgatgatgatgaagTCGGAGGTGGAGCAGGAGAAAGCCCCACCTCCCAGCCATTCTCTGGGGGTCAGAAGGCACAGTCACTCCCTACCAGCCCCAGAGTTGACGCAAAGAACACAGTCTCTTTATACGCCTCTGGATCTGAACCCCCGCTGTGGCTGAACAGCTCAACATGGCCAGTGGTGTGA